The following proteins come from a genomic window of Microbacterium sp. SY138:
- a CDS encoding MFS transporter, which yields MTRATAIPPLTEPSLLRLAGLPYFLIAFIARLPFAMMVVGVLTVVVSARGSLSLGGLTSAAVGLGTACFGPLLGAAADRFGQRVVLMVLALANGAMLLLFTFVVYGTAADGFVLLAAVGIGATAPQVAPLSRSRLVTIINERMAVARRAKTVSGTMAYESAADETVFVFGPFLVGILASAIAPWAPLVGAAVLTVVFVGAFALHPSGRHVSQDRDADGRAPSAVSELFRPQLLIVVLGILGVGIFFGTMLTSLTSFMADRGAPEQAGLLYGVMGVGSAILALGVAWLPAAFSMRARWLVFSGILLAGTLLLGFVDTPGTMMLALAIMGIGIGPTLVTQYSFGAARSPRGRSATVMTMLGSGVVVGQSIGAAFAGEIAENVGTPAALLLPMIAAFIAFAAGLANWFLTGVGRREALVKA from the coding sequence ATGACACGCGCCACAGCAATCCCACCACTCACCGAGCCGAGCCTTCTGCGTCTCGCCGGTCTGCCCTACTTCCTGATCGCCTTCATCGCGCGGTTGCCGTTCGCCATGATGGTGGTCGGCGTCCTGACCGTGGTCGTGTCCGCCCGCGGTTCCCTGTCCCTGGGCGGGCTCACCTCCGCAGCCGTCGGCCTCGGCACGGCCTGCTTCGGGCCTCTTCTCGGCGCCGCCGCAGACCGCTTCGGTCAGCGCGTCGTCCTGATGGTGCTCGCCCTCGCCAACGGCGCCATGCTCCTGCTCTTCACGTTCGTGGTCTATGGCACCGCGGCAGACGGCTTCGTGCTGCTGGCCGCAGTGGGCATCGGAGCCACCGCCCCGCAGGTCGCACCGCTCTCGCGCTCGCGGCTGGTGACGATCATCAACGAACGGATGGCCGTGGCTCGCCGCGCCAAGACGGTGTCGGGCACGATGGCCTACGAGTCCGCGGCCGACGAGACCGTGTTCGTCTTCGGTCCCTTCCTGGTCGGTATCCTCGCGTCGGCCATCGCGCCGTGGGCGCCTCTGGTCGGCGCGGCCGTGCTCACGGTGGTCTTCGTCGGTGCCTTCGCTTTGCACCCCAGCGGTCGACACGTGTCGCAGGACCGCGACGCCGACGGCAGGGCGCCGTCCGCCGTCTCCGAGCTGTTCCGCCCGCAATTGCTGATCGTCGTCCTCGGCATCCTCGGAGTCGGGATCTTCTTCGGCACGATGCTCACCTCGCTGACGTCGTTCATGGCCGATCGCGGCGCGCCGGAGCAGGCCGGGCTCCTCTACGGGGTCATGGGCGTCGGTTCCGCCATCCTCGCGCTCGGCGTCGCCTGGCTTCCCGCCGCCTTCTCGATGCGGGCCCGATGGCTCGTCTTCTCCGGCATCCTGCTGGCGGGCACCCTTCTGCTCGGATTCGTCGACACACCGGGCACGATGATGCTGGCGCTCGCGATCATGGGAATCGGCATCGGACCCACCCTCGTCACGCAGTACAGCTTCGGCGCCGCCCGCAGTCCGCGCGGACGCTCGGCCACCGTCATGACCATGTTGGGATCCGGTGTGGTCGTCGGTCAGTCGATCGGAGCCGCGTTCGCCGGTGAGATCGCAGAGAACGTCGGCACTCCTGCGGCGCTTCTCTTGCCGATGATCGCGGCGTTCATCGCCTTCGCGGCGGGCCTGGCCAACTGGTTCCTGACTGGTGTGGGGCGCCGGGAGGCTCTCGTCAAGGCCTGA
- the ilvD gene encoding dihydroxy-acid dehydratase produces MSSHDPSHSAPIDIKPRSRVVTDGIEATTSRGMLRAVGMGDADWDKPQIGIASSWNEITPCNLSLDRLAQGAKEGVHSGGGYPLQFGTISVSDGISMGHEGMHFSLVSREVIADSVETVMMAERLDGSVLLAGCDKSIPGMLMASARLDLSSVFLYAGSIAPGWVKLSDGTEKDVTIIDSFEAVGACRAGLMSEEDLKRIECAIAPGEGACGGMYTANTMASVAEALGLSLPGSAAPPAADRRRDYYAHRSGEAVVNLLRQGITTRDILTKEAFENAIALAMALGGSTNVVLHLLAIAREADVELSLHDFNRIGDKVPHVADMKPFGKYVMNDVDRHGGIPVIMKAMLDEGLLHGDALTVTGKTLAENLADLDPQPIDGEVIHTFDNPIHATGGLTILHGSLAPEGAVVKTAGFDAAVFEGPARVFERERAAMDAVAEGEIEPGTVIVIRYEGPKGGPGMREMLAITAAIKGAGLGKDVLLLTDGRFSGGTTGLCIGHIAPEAVDAGPIAFVRDGDLIRVDIAARSLDLLVDEAELASRRSGWEPLPPRYTRGVLAKYSRLVRSAAEGATTG; encoded by the coding sequence ATGTCCTCGCATGATCCCTCTCACAGCGCGCCCATCGACATCAAGCCCCGCAGCCGCGTCGTCACCGACGGCATCGAGGCCACGACCTCCCGAGGCATGCTCCGTGCCGTCGGCATGGGAGACGCCGACTGGGACAAGCCGCAGATCGGCATCGCGTCGAGCTGGAATGAGATCACTCCCTGCAACCTGAGTCTCGACCGTCTCGCTCAGGGGGCCAAGGAAGGCGTGCACTCCGGCGGCGGCTACCCGCTGCAGTTCGGCACGATCTCCGTCTCGGACGGCATCTCGATGGGCCACGAGGGGATGCACTTCTCGCTCGTGTCGCGCGAGGTCATCGCCGACTCCGTCGAGACCGTCATGATGGCCGAGCGCCTCGACGGTTCCGTGCTCCTCGCCGGCTGCGACAAGTCGATCCCCGGAATGCTCATGGCCAGCGCGCGCCTCGACCTGTCGAGCGTGTTCCTGTACGCCGGGTCCATCGCTCCCGGCTGGGTCAAGCTCTCTGACGGCACCGAGAAGGACGTCACGATCATCGACTCGTTCGAGGCGGTCGGTGCCTGCCGTGCCGGTCTCATGAGCGAGGAGGACCTCAAGCGCATCGAGTGCGCCATCGCTCCCGGCGAGGGTGCCTGCGGTGGCATGTACACCGCCAACACCATGGCGTCGGTCGCGGAGGCCCTCGGCCTCAGCCTTCCGGGCTCGGCGGCTCCGCCCGCAGCGGATCGTCGTCGCGACTACTACGCCCACCGCTCGGGCGAGGCCGTGGTGAACCTGCTCCGTCAGGGCATCACGACGCGCGACATCCTCACCAAGGAGGCGTTCGAGAACGCGATCGCCCTCGCGATGGCCCTCGGTGGTTCCACGAACGTCGTCCTGCACCTGCTCGCGATCGCCCGTGAGGCCGACGTCGAGCTGAGCCTGCACGACTTCAACCGCATCGGCGACAAGGTCCCGCACGTCGCCGACATGAAGCCCTTCGGCAAGTACGTGATGAACGACGTCGATCGTCACGGCGGCATCCCCGTGATCATGAAGGCGATGCTCGACGAGGGCCTGCTGCACGGCGACGCGCTCACCGTCACGGGCAAGACGCTCGCCGAGAACCTCGCCGACCTCGACCCGCAGCCGATCGACGGCGAGGTCATCCACACCTTCGACAACCCGATCCACGCGACCGGCGGCCTCACGATCCTGCACGGCTCCCTCGCCCCCGAGGGCGCTGTCGTCAAGACCGCCGGCTTCGACGCCGCCGTGTTCGAGGGCCCTGCACGCGTGTTCGAGCGCGAGCGCGCCGCCATGGACGCGGTCGCCGAGGGGGAGATCGAGCCCGGCACCGTCATCGTGATCCGCTACGAGGGCCCCAAGGGCGGACCGGGCATGCGCGAGATGCTCGCCATCACTGCGGCCATCAAGGGCGCGGGGCTCGGAAAAGATGTACTACTCTTGACTGACGGACGATTCTCAGGCGGCACAACCGGCCTGTGCATCGGCCACATAGCACCCGAAGCGGTGGACGCAGGTCCTATCGCCTTCGTGCGCGATGGTGATCTGATACGGGTCGATATCGCAGCTCGCTCTCTCGATCTACTCGTCGACGAGGCAGAGCTCGCCTCCCGCCGTTCTGGCTGGGAGCCGCTTCCCCCGCGCTACACCCGAGGCGTTCTTGCCAAGTACTCGCGCCTCGTGCGGTCCGCCGCCGAGGGAGCGACCACCGGCTGA
- the otsB gene encoding trehalose-phosphatase, which translates to MTRPWTPGTADDDLQALAATPRLVVALDFDGTASPLVADPMAARALPEVAVQVERLAALPDTVVAYVSGRSMHDLRVITEHTDDSAIALAGSHGAQYWFPGEGDVDAPGEETEEGAREELWAAAKPIIERYEGAEFEPKTFGMGVHTRRADRETEQRVFAEIDALVAERFPHWRRRSGHRVLEFSSRTEGKDAAMAALRDRFDATGILFAGDDVTDEDAMRVLGEGDLGVRVGPGESVATLRVDTPQQIAELLEALADERASRRQ; encoded by the coding sequence GTGACGCGTCCCTGGACCCCCGGAACCGCTGACGACGACCTGCAGGCTCTGGCTGCCACACCGCGGTTGGTGGTCGCCCTCGACTTCGACGGCACGGCTTCTCCTCTGGTCGCAGACCCGATGGCGGCACGGGCGCTTCCCGAGGTGGCGGTTCAGGTCGAACGCCTCGCCGCTCTGCCGGACACGGTCGTCGCCTACGTCTCCGGTCGCAGCATGCACGACCTCCGCGTGATCACCGAGCACACGGACGACTCCGCGATCGCGCTGGCCGGCTCACACGGCGCCCAGTACTGGTTCCCCGGCGAGGGCGACGTGGACGCACCAGGCGAGGAGACGGAAGAAGGGGCTCGGGAAGAGCTCTGGGCTGCGGCGAAGCCGATCATCGAACGGTACGAGGGTGCGGAGTTCGAGCCCAAGACCTTCGGCATGGGCGTGCACACCCGCCGTGCGGACCGGGAGACCGAGCAACGCGTCTTCGCCGAGATCGACGCGCTCGTCGCCGAGCGATTCCCGCACTGGCGGCGGCGCTCCGGGCACCGGGTTCTCGAATTCTCCTCGCGCACCGAGGGCAAGGACGCCGCGATGGCCGCGCTCCGCGATCGCTTCGATGCCACGGGGATCCTGTTCGCCGGCGACGATGTGACCGACGAGGACGCGATGCGTGTGCTCGGAGAAGGCGACCTCGGCGTGCGCGTGGGCCCGGGGGAGAGCGTCGCGACCTTGCGTGTGGACACTCCACAACAGATCGCCGAGCTTCTGGAGGCGTTGGCGGACGAACGCGCCTCTCGTCGGCAATAG
- a CDS encoding trehalose-6-phosphate synthase, with amino-acid sequence MAAADFVVVANRLPVDRVVGPDGEETWRTSPGGLVAALEPMMRSVHGAWVGWPGQADVELEPFEADGIDLIPVALSAQEVAEYYEGFANDTIWPLYHDVIAPPQYHREWWDAYVTVNRRFAEAAADAAAPEGTVWVHDYQLQLVPQMVRELRPDVTIGYFHHIPFPAHGLYAQLPWRDQVLRGLLGADVIGFQRAQDATYFLTAVRRRLRYEVKGPHVSVPEGEGTRTAMARAFPISIDTTPYLELAAREDVRARAAEIRASLGNPKRILLGVDRLDYTKGIRHRIKAYGELLAEGRLKVEDVTLVQVASPSRERVDAYVHLRDEIELAVSRINGDTDTMGHSAIRYLHQGYPREEMVALYLAADVMLVTALRDGMNLVAKEYVATRVDDRGVLVLSEFTGAADELRQAVRVNPHDIEGLKDAIMTAVEMPPAEQGRRMRSLRRRVLDNDVDAWSSSFLAALSEVRGR; translated from the coding sequence GTGGCCGCAGCAGATTTCGTCGTCGTCGCCAACCGCCTGCCCGTGGATCGCGTGGTGGGGCCTGATGGTGAGGAGACCTGGCGCACCTCTCCGGGCGGACTCGTCGCCGCCCTCGAACCCATGATGCGCAGTGTCCACGGAGCCTGGGTGGGCTGGCCCGGTCAGGCCGACGTCGAGCTGGAGCCTTTCGAGGCCGACGGCATCGATCTGATTCCGGTCGCGCTGAGTGCCCAGGAGGTGGCGGAGTACTACGAGGGCTTCGCGAACGACACGATCTGGCCGCTCTATCACGACGTGATCGCTCCTCCGCAGTACCACCGCGAGTGGTGGGATGCCTACGTCACCGTGAATCGACGGTTCGCCGAGGCGGCCGCTGATGCCGCGGCGCCGGAGGGCACGGTCTGGGTTCACGACTACCAGCTGCAGCTCGTGCCGCAGATGGTGCGCGAACTGCGCCCGGATGTCACGATCGGGTATTTCCATCACATCCCGTTCCCCGCACACGGGCTCTACGCGCAGCTGCCCTGGCGTGACCAGGTGCTGCGCGGGCTGCTCGGCGCCGACGTCATCGGTTTCCAGCGCGCGCAGGACGCCACCTACTTCCTGACCGCCGTACGCCGGCGGCTGCGCTACGAGGTCAAGGGCCCCCATGTCTCCGTCCCCGAGGGAGAGGGCACCCGAACGGCGATGGCGCGGGCATTCCCGATCTCGATCGACACCACCCCGTATCTCGAGCTCGCTGCCCGCGAGGATGTGCGCGCGAGGGCGGCGGAGATCCGCGCGAGCCTCGGAAACCCCAAGCGCATCCTGCTCGGTGTCGACCGGCTCGACTACACCAAGGGCATCCGTCACCGCATCAAGGCATACGGCGAGTTGCTGGCCGAGGGACGCCTCAAAGTCGAAGACGTGACGCTCGTGCAGGTCGCCAGTCCCAGCCGGGAGCGTGTGGATGCGTACGTGCACCTGCGCGACGAGATCGAGCTCGCGGTCAGCCGCATCAACGGCGATACCGACACGATGGGCCATTCCGCGATCCGATATCTTCACCAGGGCTATCCGCGCGAAGAGATGGTCGCGCTGTACCTCGCCGCAGATGTGATGCTGGTGACGGCCCTGCGGGACGGCATGAACCTCGTCGCCAAGGAGTATGTCGCGACCCGCGTCGACGACCGCGGAGTGCTGGTGCTCAGCGAGTTCACCGGCGCCGCGGATGAGCTGCGGCAGGCGGTCCGGGTGAACCCGCACGACATCGAGGGTCTCAAGGATGCGATCATGACGGCCGTGGAGATGCCTCCGGCGGAGCAGGGGCGGCGTATGCGGTCGCTTCGACGTCGGGTGCTGGACAACGACGTCGACGCGTGGTCGTCGTCGTTCCTGGCGGCGCTCTCCGAGGTCCGTGGTCGCTGA